TGGTATGTTTTTTCAGCGTTTTTTTCTACATCTTCTTTGTAAAATAAAACCTCTTTAAATTGTCCTTTCTGGTACATTTCGGCTTGATCGGTAAAATGTTTAGAATGAATATCACCGCTGTTTCCACCTGCTAGTAATGATTTTGCTTTTATTTTAGGGCCAAATTCTACCGCACATACAAAACTATTTCCGTTGTAACCGTAACGTTTTTTAGAACTGTTTTGATAACTGCTTTTAAAAGAAGGAAGGCTTCCCCAAGATCCCGGACCAAAACCAATTGGCAAGCTTGGAAGATTGTCGTCGTATTTTAAATCAATGTCACCGCTGGAACGCTGAAAACGATTTACTTCGCCCCAACTGACTTTCCAAGTTCCCCATTTCGACTGGAGTTCCTTTAAAACGGTCTGTAATTGCGGAATCATTTGCGAAGCCGTTGCGTTTTTAGCAAAATTAGTTGTGTTTTCGACCTGATCTAGTTCTCCTTCGTCAATATAGGCTTTTTGGATAATTGGGTCTAATTTATATGCCCATTCTACTGCCAGAGTTGTAGCAACAGAGTTTTCTTTGGCATAATAATCCCAGTTTTTCAAAATAGAAATAGGTTCTTTTAAAGTTTCATATTCTGGAGATTCGGGTTTAATATTCTGTTCAAAGACTTTTACCAAACTCGGAATCAGAAGTTCGAAAATAGATAATTTAGTATCATAACCATCGGCTATGACTTTATCTAAAGTGTAATGATCGCCTTTGCTGAAAATTCGAACGGCATTTACGCCTCTAAAGTTTTCGCCATCAGGCGCCATGTACGGAATATAATCTGCTTTTTTTGGGCTGTTTGAACCCGCCACAGAAAAAGGAGTAGAGTTGCAATTTTGTAACCAGCCGTTTGAAGGATTGTACACATGAACCGTTTCATCGACTTCATGTAAACCTTTCCATTGTGTGGTAGAAACCGTTCCGTCAATTACTTTTGACCAGTTTAGGCTTTTCTCGCGGATAGGAATAAAATTGCCATGCCAGTAAGCAATATTTCCTTTGTTATCAGCATACACCGTATTATTGGAAGTATTGGCTTTTAAATCCATTGCTTTTTTGTAATCATCAAAACTTTTTGATTTGGTTCGAACCCAGCTTTGAATTAAACTTGTCATCGAGCGGTTCATCGATTTTAAACTAATCCATTTTCCATCTCTTTTGGCCATAATCGGACCATTATTTGTAAAATAGGTTTTGAATTTCTTCGGAATCAGTTTTCCGTTTTCGGTATACTGTATTGTGATTTCTTTTGTAATTACTGGGAAAAGTTTTTGATCGAATTCGTAAAATAATTTTCCTTTTTTCTCCACAATTTTTTCAGCATACATATCGGCAACATCAACATTTGAGGAAGTATGCATCCAGCCGCAATTTTCATTAAAACCTTGATAAATAAAAAACTGTCCCCAAGTTACTGCTCCGTAAGCATTTAATCCTTCTTCACTTGTTACCTGAACTTCAGGTCTGAAATAAAAAGTTGTATGCGGATTGATGTATAAAATCGCATTTCCATCGGCTGTTTTTGATGGCGCAAAAGCAAATCCGTTAGAACCTGTCTGAACATATTTTTCTCTTTCTACATACGCCACTTTATCATTATTTCCAGAATAAAAAGCTTTTAATTCTGCTGTAGAAAGATCGGCGGTGCTTATAGCGCCAATACTTCCGTCTGTCCAAAGCAACGGAAACCACGGCTCAAAATGCGTTAAAAGAGTTGGTTTAACTTCTGGATGTTTGTACAAATAAAAGTTAATGGCATCTGCATAACTGTTTAATAGTTTTTTTAACCAAG
This is a stretch of genomic DNA from Flavobacterium endoglycinae. It encodes these proteins:
- a CDS encoding penicillin acylase family protein — encoded protein: MHFYSKILPLAFVFLSFQISAQTLNTKEIDRLEKLSKQVTIIRDSWGIPHIYGKTDADAVFGLLYAQCEDDFKRIEMNYIEKLGRLAEIKGQSVLYNDLEIKLLIDTDEAKADYKKAPAWLKKLLNSYADAINFYLYKHPEVKPTLLTHFEPWFPLLWTDGSIGAISTADLSTAELKAFYSGNNDKVAYVEREKYVQTGSNGFAFAPSKTADGNAILYINPHTTFYFRPEVQVTSEEGLNAYGAVTWGQFFIYQGFNENCGWMHTSSNVDVADMYAEKIVEKKGKLFYEFDQKLFPVITKEITIQYTENGKLIPKKFKTYFTNNGPIMAKRDGKWISLKSMNRSMTSLIQSWVRTKSKSFDDYKKAMDLKANTSNNTVYADNKGNIAYWHGNFIPIREKSLNWSKVIDGTVSTTQWKGLHEVDETVHVYNPSNGWLQNCNSTPFSVAGSNSPKKADYIPYMAPDGENFRGVNAVRIFSKGDHYTLDKVIADGYDTKLSIFELLIPSLVKVFEQNIKPESPEYETLKEPISILKNWDYYAKENSVATTLAVEWAYKLDPIIQKAYIDEGELDQVENTTNFAKNATASQMIPQLQTVLKELQSKWGTWKVSWGEVNRFQRSSGDIDLKYDDNLPSLPIGFGPGSWGSLPSFKSSYQNSSKKRYGYNGNSFVCAVEFGPKIKAKSLLAGGNSGDIHSKHFTDQAEMYQKGQFKEVLFYKEDVEKNAEKTYHPGE